A genomic window from Streptomyces sp. WMMC940 includes:
- a CDS encoding cysteine desulfurase/sulfurtransferase TusA family protein gives MPYFDAASSAPLHPVARQALQAALDEGWADPARLYREGRRARLLLDAAREAAADAVGCRPDELVFTSSGTRALHTGISGALAGRRRVGSHLVVSAVEHSAVLHAAEGRPVTEVPVDRWGAVSPGVFAEALREDTALACLQSANHEVGTEQPVAEVAGLCRTAGVPLLVDAAQTLGWGPVDADWSLLTASAHKWGGPAGVGLLAVRKGVRFASQDPADERESGRAPGFENIPAIVAAAASLRAVRDSAASEARRLRELVDRIRTRVPELVPDVEVVGDPVRRLPHLVTFSCLYVDGETVLHELDRAGFSVSSGSSCTSSTLTPSHVLRAMGVLSEGNVRVSLPSGTAEEDVDRFLEVLPGVVAGVRGGLGAPAAGAPSSAASGSLVVDALGKRCPLPVIELAKVIGDVPVGGTVTVLADDEAARLDIPAWCEMRDQEYVGESPAPGGTAYVVRRRG, from the coding sequence GTGCCCTACTTCGACGCCGCTTCCTCCGCTCCCCTGCACCCCGTCGCCCGGCAGGCGCTCCAGGCGGCCCTGGACGAGGGATGGGCGGACCCCGCCCGGCTGTACCGCGAGGGCCGGCGCGCGCGGCTGCTGCTGGACGCGGCACGGGAGGCGGCGGCGGACGCCGTGGGCTGCCGCCCGGACGAGCTCGTTTTCACCTCTTCGGGGACACGAGCCCTCCATACGGGCATCTCGGGCGCGCTCGCGGGCCGCCGTCGCGTCGGGAGCCACCTGGTGGTGTCCGCGGTCGAGCACTCGGCCGTGCTGCACGCGGCGGAGGGCCGGCCCGTCACCGAGGTGCCCGTGGACCGCTGGGGCGCGGTGTCACCGGGAGTGTTCGCGGAGGCACTGCGCGAGGACACCGCGCTGGCGTGCCTGCAGTCGGCGAACCACGAGGTCGGCACCGAGCAGCCGGTCGCCGAGGTGGCCGGCCTCTGCCGGACGGCGGGGGTGCCGCTGCTCGTCGACGCCGCGCAGACCCTCGGCTGGGGCCCGGTCGACGCGGACTGGTCGCTGCTCACCGCGAGCGCGCACAAATGGGGCGGTCCGGCCGGTGTGGGGCTCCTCGCGGTCCGCAAGGGCGTCCGCTTCGCCTCCCAGGACCCGGCGGACGAACGGGAGTCGGGGCGCGCCCCCGGCTTCGAGAACATCCCGGCGATCGTGGCGGCCGCGGCGTCGCTGCGGGCCGTGCGGGACTCCGCCGCGTCGGAGGCCCGGCGGCTGCGGGAGCTGGTGGACCGGATCCGCACCCGGGTCCCGGAGCTGGTGCCGGACGTGGAGGTGGTCGGCGACCCGGTGCGCCGGCTCCCCCATCTCGTCACCTTCTCCTGTCTCTACGTCGACGGGGAGACGGTGCTGCACGAGCTGGACCGCGCGGGCTTCTCCGTGTCCTCGGGCTCGTCGTGCACGAGCTCGACGCTCACTCCGAGCCATGTACTGCGGGCGATGGGCGTGCTGAGCGAGGGCAACGTACGGGTGTCCCTGCCGTCGGGCACGGCGGAGGAGGACGTCGACCGGTTCCTGGAGGTCCTGCCCGGGGTCGTCGCCGGGGTCCGCGGCGGGCTGGGAGCACCGGCGGCCGGGGCTCCCTCGTCCGCCGCGTCCGGGTCGCTCGTGGTGGACGCCCTCGGCAAGCGCTGTCCCCTCCCCGTCATCGAACTCGCCAAGGTCATCGGGGACGTGCCGGTCGGCGGCACGGTCACGGTCCTCGCCGACGACGAGGCGGCCCGGCTCGACATCCCGGCCTGGTGCGAGATGCGCGACCAGGAGTACGTGGGCGAGTCCCCGGCGCCGGGAGGAACGGCCTACGTCGTGCGCCGCCGCGGCTGA
- the qcrA gene encoding cytochrome bc1 complex Rieske iron-sulfur subunit: MSSQDIPEETLPSEQENAHGAVATKDPFADPGLPAHRPRIQDIDERAAKRSERTVALLFTVSMLATIAFIASYVIFPVDKIVYIWPFGHVSALNFSLGVTLGVALFCIGAGAVHWARTLMSDQELVDERHPIEAPPEVKAKVLADFAAGAEESGFGRRKLIRNTLFGALAMVPLSGVVLLRDLGPLPEDKLRHTLWAKGKQLINMNTHEPLRPEDVAVGSLTFAMPEGLTEHDHSFQTEIAKAALMIVRIQPEDIKDKRELEWSHEGIVAFSKICTHVGCPISLYEQQTHHVLCPCHQSTFDLSDGARVIFGPAGHALPQLRIGVNDEGFLEALGDFEEPVGPAFWERG; encoded by the coding sequence ATGAGTAGCCAAGACATTCCCGAAGAGACCCTGCCCTCCGAGCAGGAGAACGCGCACGGCGCCGTGGCGACGAAGGACCCCTTCGCCGACCCGGGCCTCCCTGCCCACCGGCCGCGGATCCAGGACATCGACGAGCGGGCCGCCAAGCGGTCCGAGCGCACGGTCGCCCTGTTGTTCACCGTGTCGATGCTCGCGACGATCGCGTTCATCGCGTCGTACGTGATCTTCCCGGTCGACAAGATCGTCTACATCTGGCCGTTCGGTCACGTCAGCGCGCTGAACTTCTCGCTGGGCGTGACGCTCGGTGTCGCCCTGTTCTGCATCGGCGCGGGCGCGGTCCACTGGGCCCGCACCCTGATGTCCGACCAGGAGCTGGTGGACGAGCGTCACCCGATCGAGGCCCCGCCGGAGGTCAAGGCCAAGGTCCTGGCCGACTTCGCCGCGGGAGCGGAGGAGTCCGGCTTCGGCCGGCGCAAGCTGATCCGCAACACCCTCTTCGGCGCGCTCGCCATGGTGCCGCTGTCCGGTGTGGTGCTGCTGCGCGACCTCGGTCCACTGCCGGAGGACAAGCTCCGCCACACGCTGTGGGCCAAGGGCAAGCAGCTCATCAACATGAACACGCACGAGCCGCTGCGCCCCGAGGACGTGGCCGTGGGTTCGCTGACCTTCGCCATGCCCGAGGGTCTGACCGAGCACGACCACAGCTTCCAGACCGAGATCGCCAAGGCCGCCCTGATGATCGTCCGGATCCAGCCGGAGGACATCAAGGACAAGCGCGAGCTCGAGTGGTCCCACGAGGGCATCGTCGCCTTCTCGAAGATCTGCACCCACGTGGGCTGCCCGATCTCCCTGTACGAGCAGCAGACCCACCACGTGCTCTGCCCGTGCCACCAGTCCACCTTCGATCTCTCCGACGGCGCCCGCGTCATCTTCGGCCCGGCCGGTCACGCCCTTCCGCAGCTGCGGATCGGTGTGAATGACGAAGGCTTCCTCGAAGCGCTCGGCGACTTCGAAGAGCCCGTCGGTCCTGCTTTCTGGGAGCGCGGATGA
- the qcrC gene encoding cytochrome bc1 complex diheme cytochrome c subunit yields MKKLSARRRHPLAAVVVLLLALAATGGLYAAFAPADKAQADETAQSLAIEEGKKLYTVGCASCHGTGGQGTSDGPSLIGVGSAAVDFQVGTGRMPAQQPGAQVPKKPNIYSQAEIDQLAAYIASLGPGPVTPTEKEYNPEGANIARGGDLFRTNCAQCHNFTGEGGALTHGKYAPNLEGVSPKHIYEAMQTGPQNMPSFPDTTMPEQEKRDIIAYIQTVNSGEAETPGGLSLGGLGPVSEGLFAWVFGLGALIATAIWVAAHTAKAKKS; encoded by the coding sequence GTGAAAAAGCTCTCCGCACGACGACGCCATCCGCTGGCGGCGGTCGTCGTCCTACTCCTCGCGCTGGCGGCCACTGGGGGGCTGTACGCCGCGTTCGCGCCCGCGGACAAGGCGCAGGCCGATGAAACCGCCCAGTCCCTCGCCATCGAGGAGGGCAAGAAGCTCTACACCGTCGGCTGCGCCAGCTGCCACGGAACCGGCGGTCAGGGCACCTCCGACGGGCCGTCCCTGATCGGCGTGGGTTCTGCCGCCGTGGACTTCCAGGTCGGCACCGGCCGTATGCCCGCCCAGCAGCCGGGCGCCCAGGTGCCGAAGAAGCCGAACATCTACTCGCAGGCCGAGATCGACCAGCTCGCTGCGTACATCGCCTCCCTGGGCCCGGGTCCGGTCACGCCAACCGAGAAGGAGTACAACCCCGAGGGTGCCAACATCGCCCGAGGCGGCGACCTGTTCCGCACCAACTGCGCCCAGTGCCACAACTTCACGGGTGAGGGCGGTGCGCTGACGCACGGCAAGTACGCCCCGAACCTCGAGGGCGTGAGCCCGAAGCACATCTACGAGGCCATGCAGACCGGCCCGCAGAACATGCCGTCCTTCCCCGACACGACGATGCCGGAGCAGGAGAAGCGCGACATCATCGCGTACATCCAGACGGTGAACAGCGGCGAGGCGGAGACCCCGGGCGGACTGAGCCTCGGTGGGCTCGGACCCGTCAGCGAGGGACTGTTCGCATGGGTGTTCGGTCTGGGTGCGCTGATCGCCACCGCCATCTGGGTCGCGGCCCACACCGCTAAGGCCAAGAAGTCATGA
- the ctaE gene encoding aa3-type cytochrome oxidase subunit III: protein MSVVATATTVETGHAHPSVNRPNLTSVGTIIWLSSELMFFAALFAMYFTLRSVTGAEYWAERASTLNFPFSATNTTILVLSSLTCQLGVFAAERGDVKKLRTWFVITFVMGAIFIGGQVFEYTELVKHEGLSLSSDPYGSVFYLTTGFHGLHVTGGLIAFLLVLGRTYAARRFTHEQATAAIVVSYYWHFVDVVWIGLFATIYMIK, encoded by the coding sequence ATGTCGGTCGTGGCGACAGCAACGACAGTAGAAACCGGGCACGCGCACCCGTCGGTCAATCGGCCGAACCTCACCAGCGTCGGAACCATCATCTGGCTGAGTTCCGAGCTGATGTTCTTCGCGGCCCTCTTCGCGATGTACTTCACCCTGCGATCGGTGACGGGTGCCGAGTACTGGGCAGAACGGGCTTCGACCCTGAACTTCCCGTTCTCGGCGACCAACACCACGATCCTGGTGCTCTCCTCCCTCACCTGCCAGCTCGGCGTCTTCGCCGCCGAGCGCGGTGACGTGAAGAAGCTCCGCACCTGGTTCGTGATCACGTTCGTGATGGGTGCGATCTTCATCGGCGGCCAGGTGTTCGAGTACACCGAGCTGGTCAAGCACGAGGGCCTCTCGCTCTCGTCGGACCCGTACGGCTCGGTCTTCTACCTGACCACCGGCTTCCACGGCCTGCACGTGACGGGCGGTCTCATCGCCTTCCTGCTCGTTCTCGGCAGGACGTACGCGGCCCGGAGGTTCACCCACGAGCAGGCAACCGCCGCCATCGTCGTGTCCTACTACTGGCACTTCGTCGATGTCGTCTGGATCGGCCTCTTCGCCACGATCTACATGATCAAGTAG
- a CDS encoding carbohydrate kinase family protein has product MRIAVTGSIATDHLMTFPGRFADQLVADQLHTVSLSFLVDNLDVRRGGVGANICFGMGQLGTNPVLVGAAGSDFDEYRAWLDRHGVDTASVRISEVLHTARFVCTTDADHNQIGSFYTGAMSEARQIELKSVADRVGGLDLVLIGADDPEAMLRHTEECRSRGIPFAADFSQQIARMNGDEIRILLDGATYLFSNEYEKGLIESKTGWTDEEILDRVGHRVTTLGSRGVRIEGKGEPAIEVGCPEEDAKVDPTGVGDAFRAGFLSALSWDVGLERAAQVGCMLATLVIETLGTQEYTLRRAHFMDRFTKAYGHDAASDVRAHLS; this is encoded by the coding sequence GTGCGAATCGCAGTCACCGGCTCCATCGCCACCGACCATCTGATGACCTTTCCCGGCCGCTTCGCCGACCAACTGGTCGCGGACCAGCTCCACACGGTCTCCCTCTCCTTCCTCGTCGACAACCTCGACGTGCGCAGAGGAGGGGTCGGCGCCAACATCTGCTTCGGGATGGGCCAGCTCGGCACCAACCCGGTCCTGGTCGGAGCGGCGGGCTCCGACTTCGACGAGTACCGCGCCTGGCTCGACCGGCACGGCGTCGACACCGCGTCCGTACGGATCTCCGAAGTGCTGCACACCGCGCGCTTCGTCTGCACGACCGACGCCGACCACAACCAGATCGGCTCCTTCTACACGGGCGCGATGAGCGAGGCGCGCCAGATCGAGCTGAAGTCGGTCGCGGACCGCGTCGGCGGACTGGACCTGGTGCTGATCGGCGCCGACGACCCCGAGGCGATGCTGCGCCACACGGAGGAGTGCCGCTCCCGCGGCATCCCGTTCGCCGCGGACTTCTCGCAGCAGATCGCGCGGATGAACGGCGACGAGATCCGGATACTGCTGGACGGGGCGACCTACCTCTTCTCCAACGAGTACGAGAAGGGGCTCATCGAGTCGAAGACGGGCTGGACGGACGAGGAGATCCTGGACCGCGTCGGCCACCGCGTCACCACGCTCGGCTCGCGCGGTGTGCGCATCGAGGGCAAGGGCGAGCCGGCGATCGAGGTCGGCTGCCCCGAGGAGGACGCCAAGGTCGACCCGACGGGCGTCGGCGACGCGTTCCGCGCGGGCTTCCTGTCGGCGCTGTCGTGGGACGTCGGCCTGGAGCGCGCCGCGCAGGTCGGCTGCATGCTCGCGACGCTGGTCATCGAGACACTGGGCACCCAGGAGTACACGCTCCGCCGCGCCCACTTCATGGATCGCTTCACCAAGGCCTACGGCCACGACGCGGCGTCGGACGTCCGGGCGCACCTTTCCTGA
- the ctaD gene encoding aa3-type cytochrome oxidase subunit I, with protein sequence MSILNEPQGAAAADDSYENELPVRRRQPGNVVVKWLTTTDHKTIGTLYLATSFFFFCIGGVMALFMRAELARPGTQIMSNEQFNQAFTMHGTVMLLMFATPLFAGFANWIMPLQIGAPDVAFPRLNMFAYWLYLFGSLIAVGGFLTPNGAADFGWFAYSPLSDAVRSPGVGADLWIMGLAFSGFGTILGSVNFITTIICMRAPGMTMFRMPIFTWNVLLTGVLVLLAFPVLAAALFALEADRKFGAHIFDAANGGALLWQHLFWFFGHPEVYIIALPFFGIVSEIIPVFSRKPMFGYIGLVAATIAIAGLSVTVWAHHMYVTGGVLLPFFSFMTFLIAVPTGVKFFNWIGTMWKGSLSFETPMLWTIGFLITFTFGGLTGVILASPPMDFHVSDSYFVVAHFHYVVFGTVVFAMFAGFHFWWPKFTGKMLDERLGKITFWTLFIGFHGTFLVQHWLGAEGMPRRYADYLAADGFTALNTISTISSFLLGLSILPFVYNVWKTAKYGKKIEVDDPWGYGRSLEWATSCPPPRHNFLTLPRIRSESPAFDLHHPEIAALDQLDHAGHGAITADKEAGK encoded by the coding sequence GTGAGCATCCTCAACGAACCCCAGGGTGCCGCGGCGGCCGATGACTCGTACGAGAACGAGCTCCCCGTCCGGCGCCGGCAGCCCGGCAACGTGGTCGTGAAGTGGCTCACCACCACCGACCACAAGACCATCGGCACGCTCTACCTGGCGACCTCGTTCTTCTTCTTCTGCATCGGCGGCGTCATGGCGCTCTTCATGCGCGCCGAACTCGCCCGTCCGGGTACGCAGATCATGTCGAACGAGCAGTTCAACCAGGCGTTCACGATGCACGGCACCGTGATGCTGCTGATGTTCGCGACGCCGCTGTTCGCCGGATTCGCCAACTGGATCATGCCGCTGCAGATCGGCGCGCCCGACGTGGCGTTCCCGCGGCTGAACATGTTCGCGTACTGGCTGTACCTCTTCGGCTCGCTCATCGCGGTGGGCGGCTTCCTGACCCCGAACGGTGCGGCCGACTTCGGCTGGTTCGCCTACTCCCCGCTGTCGGACGCCGTCCGCTCGCCGGGCGTCGGCGCCGATCTCTGGATCATGGGTCTGGCCTTCTCCGGCTTCGGCACGATCCTCGGCTCGGTCAACTTCATCACCACGATCATCTGCATGCGCGCCCCGGGCATGACGATGTTCCGCATGCCGATCTTCACCTGGAACGTGCTGCTGACCGGTGTGCTGGTCCTGCTGGCCTTCCCGGTGCTCGCCGCGGCCCTGTTCGCGCTGGAGGCGGACCGCAAGTTCGGCGCCCACATCTTCGACGCGGCCAACGGCGGCGCCCTGTTGTGGCAGCACCTCTTCTGGTTCTTCGGCCATCCGGAGGTGTACATCATCGCGCTGCCGTTCTTCGGCATCGTCTCCGAGATCATCCCGGTGTTCAGCCGCAAGCCGATGTTCGGTTACATCGGCCTGGTGGCCGCGACCATCGCGATCGCCGGTCTGTCCGTGACCGTGTGGGCCCACCACATGTACGTCACCGGCGGAGTGCTACTGCCGTTCTTCTCCTTCATGACCTTCCTCATCGCGGTACCGACCGGTGTGAAGTTCTTCAACTGGATCGGCACGATGTGGAAGGGCTCGCTGTCCTTCGAGACCCCGATGCTCTGGACGATCGGCTTCCTGATCACCTTCACCTTCGGTGGTCTGACCGGCGTCATCCTGGCCTCGCCCCCGATGGACTTCCACGTCTCCGACTCGTACTTCGTCGTCGCGCACTTCCACTACGTCGTCTTCGGCACCGTGGTCTTCGCGATGTTCGCCGGATTCCACTTCTGGTGGCCGAAGTTCACGGGCAAGATGCTGGACGAGCGCCTCGGCAAGATCACGTTCTGGACACTGTTCATCGGCTTCCACGGCACGTTCCTGGTCCAGCACTGGCTGGGCGCCGAGGGCATGCCGCGCCGTTACGCGGACTACCTGGCCGCCGACGGCTTCACCGCGCTGAACACCATCTCGACGATCAGCTCGTTCCTGCTCGGCCTGTCGATCCTCCCGTTCGTCTACAACGTGTGGAAGACGGCCAAGTACGGCAAGAAGATCGAGGTCGACGACCCGTGGGGCTACGGCCGTTCGCTCGAATGGGCGACGTCCTGCCCGCCGCCGCGGCACAACTTCCTCACCCTGCCGCGGATCCGCTCCGAATCCCCGGCGTTCGATCTGCACCACCCGGAGATCGCGGCTCTCGACCAGCTCGACCACGCCGGTCACGGTGCCATCACCGCTGACAAGGAGGCCGGCAAGTGA
- a CDS encoding cytochrome c oxidase subunit 4: MKIQGRMFIWLSVFILAMAILYGVWSKEPAGTTALFLAFGLSIMIGYYLAFTARRVDAMAQDDKEADVADEAGEVGFFSPHSWQPLSLAFGGALAFLAVAMGWWIMYFSAPLILVGVFGWVFEYYRGENQNQ; the protein is encoded by the coding sequence GTGAAGATCCAAGGCAGGATGTTCATCTGGCTGAGCGTCTTCATCCTCGCCATGGCCATCCTCTACGGGGTGTGGTCGAAGGAGCCGGCCGGTACGACGGCGCTCTTCCTGGCCTTCGGCCTGAGCATCATGATCGGCTACTACCTGGCCTTCACGGCCCGGCGCGTGGACGCCATGGCGCAGGACGACAAGGAGGCCGACGTCGCGGACGAGGCCGGCGAGGTCGGCTTCTTCTCGCCGCACAGCTGGCAGCCGCTCTCGCTCGCCTTCGGCGGCGCGCTGGCCTTCCTGGCCGTCGCGATGGGCTGGTGGATCATGTACTTCTCCGCCCCGCTGATCCTGGTCGGCGTCTTCGGCTGGGTGTTCGAGTACTACCGCGGCGAGAACCAGAACCAGTAG
- a CDS encoding L,D-transpeptidase: protein MNVTPRKRTVASCTVLALALGAGTTACGGQDSHPLSARPYDAARQVAFNAPPSGTKADPDKPLVVTARGKDGRITDVTAVDTAGRYLAGELSANGARWRSTGPLAAGTRYTVRVSTEDGGGAPGVRTLTYETASPKRLLGVELGPKTGTYGVGQPITAELSRPVAATADRAAVERSFKVTSSPEVEGAWHWVDDKKLHYRPKEYWPAGASVEVRSNLDGVKVGDRLYGGPTKPLKLTIGDRVEAVTDASTHQMTVKRNGEVIKTMPVTTGKPGFSTRNGVKVVLGKEYFVRMRGTSIGIPVGSAESYDLPVYYATRVTWSGEYVHAAPWSVGSQGYANVSHGCTGMSTGNAAWFFKTVREGDIVKVVNSLGAPMDPFGNGFGDWNLEWDEWRSGSALLAGTRDGGSAADEARLRPRI, encoded by the coding sequence ATGAACGTCACGCCGCGCAAGCGCACCGTAGCGAGCTGCACCGTGCTCGCCCTGGCCCTCGGGGCGGGGACGACCGCGTGCGGCGGCCAGGACAGCCACCCGTTGTCGGCGAGGCCGTACGACGCGGCGCGCCAGGTCGCCTTCAACGCGCCTCCCTCGGGCACCAAGGCAGACCCGGACAAGCCCCTGGTGGTCACCGCCAGGGGCAAGGACGGCCGGATCACGGACGTCACCGCAGTCGACACCGCCGGCCGCTACCTGGCGGGCGAACTCTCCGCGAACGGTGCGAGATGGCGTTCCACGGGCCCTCTCGCGGCCGGAACGCGCTACACCGTCCGGGTCTCCACGGAGGACGGCGGCGGCGCTCCCGGCGTCCGCACCCTCACTTACGAGACCGCGTCCCCGAAGCGCCTCCTGGGCGTCGAGCTGGGCCCGAAGACGGGCACCTACGGGGTCGGTCAGCCCATCACCGCCGAGCTCAGCCGCCCCGTGGCCGCCACGGCGGACCGGGCCGCGGTCGAACGGTCCTTCAAGGTCACCTCGTCGCCCGAGGTGGAGGGCGCGTGGCACTGGGTGGACGACAAGAAGCTGCACTACCGCCCGAAGGAGTACTGGCCCGCCGGGGCCTCCGTCGAGGTGCGCAGCAACCTGGACGGCGTGAAGGTCGGCGACCGGCTGTACGGCGGCCCCACCAAGCCCCTGAAGCTGACCATCGGCGACCGGGTGGAGGCCGTCACCGACGCCTCCACGCACCAGATGACGGTCAAGCGCAACGGGGAAGTGATCAAGACCATGCCGGTGACCACCGGCAAGCCGGGCTTCTCGACGCGCAACGGCGTCAAGGTCGTGCTCGGCAAGGAGTACTTCGTCCGCATGCGCGGTACCAGCATCGGCATCCCGGTCGGCAGTGCGGAGTCGTACGATCTGCCCGTCTACTACGCGACGAGGGTCACCTGGAGCGGCGAGTACGTCCACGCCGCGCCCTGGTCCGTCGGCTCCCAGGGGTACGCGAACGTCAGCCACGGCTGCACCGGCATGTCCACCGGCAACGCGGCCTGGTTCTTCAAGACCGTCCGCGAGGGTGACATCGTCAAGGTCGTCAACAGCCTGGGCGCCCCGATGGACCCGTTCGGGAACGGCTTCGGCGACTGGAACCTCGAATGGGACGAGTGGCGCTCCGGCAGCGCGCTGCTGGCGGGGACCCGGGACGGCGGCAGCGCGGCCGACGAGGCACGGTTGCGCCCCAGGATCTGA
- the ctaC gene encoding aa3-type cytochrome oxidase subunit II, translated as MSPNGSDLPHRPNGGGGTPMSRRPMRRKLPQVLTAGLIVASATGCSPTWEDFPRLGMPTPVTEEAPRILSLWQGSWAAALAVGVLVWGLILWSVIFHRRSRTKVEVPPQTRYNMPIEALYTVVPLIIVSVLFYFTARDESKLLALSDKPAHTVNVVGYQWSWGFNYLEDVDGNPATGDAAAQKTLNAIPDKYTNDFPKGAEGVYDAGIPGDRNPQTGNPGPTLWLPKGEKVRFILTSRDVIHSFWVVPFLFKQDVIPGHTNVFEVTPNQEGTFLGKCAELCGVDHSRMLFNVKVVSPERYQQHLKELAEKGQTGFIPSGIAQSDPARNAEKNQL; from the coding sequence GTGAGTCCCAACGGCTCCGACCTCCCCCACCGCCCGAACGGCGGGGGCGGTACCCCCATGTCGCGGCGCCCGATGCGGCGGAAGCTGCCGCAGGTGCTGACGGCGGGCTTGATCGTGGCATCCGCCACGGGTTGCTCCCCCACTTGGGAGGACTTCCCCCGCCTCGGTATGCCCACCCCCGTCACGGAGGAGGCTCCCCGGATCCTCTCCCTCTGGCAGGGCTCGTGGGCGGCTGCCCTCGCCGTGGGCGTGCTGGTGTGGGGTCTGATCCTGTGGAGCGTCATCTTCCACCGGCGCAGCCGGACCAAGGTCGAGGTTCCCCCGCAGACCCGGTACAACATGCCCATCGAGGCGCTGTACACCGTGGTCCCGCTCATCATCGTCTCGGTGCTGTTCTACTTCACCGCGCGTGACGAGTCGAAGCTCCTCGCCCTCTCCGACAAGCCCGCCCACACCGTCAACGTGGTCGGCTACCAGTGGAGCTGGGGCTTCAACTACCTCGAGGACGTGGACGGGAACCCGGCCACCGGCGATGCAGCGGCCCAGAAGACCCTGAACGCGATTCCGGACAAGTACACCAACGACTTCCCCAAGGGTGCCGAGGGCGTCTACGACGCCGGCATCCCGGGCGACCGGAACCCGCAGACGGGCAACCCCGGCCCCACGCTGTGGCTGCCGAAGGGCGAGAAGGTCCGCTTCATCCTGACGTCGCGGGACGTCATCCACTCCTTCTGGGTGGTCCCCTTCCTGTTCAAGCAGGACGTCATCCCGGGCCACACCAACGTCTTCGAGGTCACTCCGAACCAGGAGGGCACCTTCCTGGGCAAGTGCGCCGAGCTCTGCGGTGTCGACCACTCCCGGATGCTCTTCAACGTCAAGGTCGTCTCCCCGGAGCGCTACCAGCAGCACCTGAAGGAGCTGGCCGAGAAGGGGCAGACCGGCTTCATCCCGTCGGGCATCGCGCAGTCTGACCCGGCCCGGAATGCGGAGAAGAACCAACTGTGA